A genomic window from Hypomesus transpacificus isolate Combined female chromosome 15, fHypTra1, whole genome shotgun sequence includes:
- the rtn4rl1b gene encoding reticulon-4 receptor-like 1b: protein AACGLEFLLVLCGLELSWSCPHHCICYTAPTTVSCQAHNFLSVPEGIPPNSERIFLQNNKIHRLLRGHFSPTTVTLWIYSNNITYIEPSTFQGFTLLEELDLGDNRHLRSLAADTFHGLGRLHALHLYRCGLSALPSNIFQGLRNLQYLYLQDNHLDFLHEDIFMDLQNLSHLFLHGNKLWSLQQNTFRGLGALDRLLLHHNQLQWVDRLAFHDLRRLTTLYLFNNSLTELSGECLALLPALEYLRLNDNPWECDCKALSLWDWLKRFRGSTSVVGCQAPPDLAGKDLKLLGKEDFPNCSGSKSLHQSKTSTWADTEKVSLKNEPQPVQPPHPHHPHHHNEAPLYPSPPSPLPHPPPSMDGGVAVGAGGEAGVAPPQRPGRARNCTRARGGKGKGQNEVHTLKEMADKEYSSPDFTEGGGKYDPTSADGTVTRRKHKCPPRTSVGPPSGVQQATNGGALALPLLHLYAILGVLVPVSIDCILR, encoded by the exons GCAGCCTGCGGCCTGGAGTTCCTGCTGGTTCTCTGTGGTCTGGAGCTGTCCTGGTCCTGCCCACATCACTGTATCTGCTACACCGCGCCCACCACCGTTTCCTGCcaggcacacaacttcctgtccGTCCCTGAAGGCATCCCCCCGAACAGCGAGCGCATTTTCCTGCAGAACAACAAGATCCACCGGCTGTTGCGAGGCCACTTCAGCCCCACCACAGTCACCCTCTGGATCTACTCCAACAACATCACCTACATCGAGCCCTCCACCTTCCAGGGCTTcaccctgctggaggagctggacctggGGGACAATCGCCACCTGCGCTCCCTGGCCGCGGACACCTTCCATGGGCTGGGCCGTCTCCACGCGCTGCACCTGTACCGCTGTGGGCTCAGCGCGCTGCCCAGCAACATCTTCCAGGGGCTGCGTAACCTACAGTATCTCTACCTGCAG gatAACCACCTGGACTTCCTTCATGAGGACATCTTTATGGACCTGCAAAACTTGAGTCACCTGTTCCTGCATGGAAACAAGCTGTGGAGCTTGCAGCAGAACACCTTCCGGGGCCTGGGCGCTCTGGATCGCCTGCTGCTGCACCACAACCAGCTGCAGTGGGTGGACCGCCTGGCCTTCCACGACCTGCGGCGCCTCACCACCCTCTACCTGTTCAACAACTCCCTGACGGAGCTGTCTGGGGAGTGCCTGGCCCTGCTGCCCGCCCTGGAGTACCTGCGGCTCAACGACAACCCCTGGGAGTGCGACTGCAAGGCCCTGTCGCTGTGGGACTGGCTCAAGCGTTTCCGAGGCTCCACCTCCGTGGTGGGGTGCCAGGCTCCACCTGACCTGGCGGGGAAGGACCTCAAGCTACTCGGCAAGGAAGACTTCCCCAACTGCTCCGGGTCCAAGTCCCTGCACCAGAGCAAGACCAGCACCTGGGCGGACACGGAGAAGGTGTCCCTGAAGAACGAGCCCCAGCCGGTCCAGCCTccgcacccccaccacccccaccaccacaacgAGGCTCCgctctacccctctcccccctcccctctgccccaccCGCCACCGTCCATGGATGGGGGCGTAGCGGTGGGAGCGGGCGGGGAAGCCGGGGTGGCGCCCCCCCAGAGGCCAGGCCGCGCTCGGAACTGCACGCGGgcgagaggggggaaagggaagGGGCAGAACGAGGTGCACACCCTGAAGGAGATGGCGGATAAGGAGTACTCCTCCCCCGACTTCACCGAAGGGGGGGGCAAATACGACCCCACGTCAGCGGACGGCACCGTCACGCGGCGGAAGCACAAGTGCCCCCCCCGGACATCTGTCGGCCCCCCGAGCGGGGTTCAACAAGCCACCAACGGGGGGGCCTTGGCCCTGCCCCTGCTGCACCTGTACGCCATCCTGGGAGTCTTGGTGCCTGTTAGCATTGATTGCATTCTGCGCTGA